The following coding sequences are from one Streptomyces sp. NBC_01232 window:
- a CDS encoding SRPBCC family protein — protein MSDSAITYTLYIQADPARVWQALTEPAFTRRYWGLSFETDWAVGSPMDWVERGARTSDPEQVVLDCVPDRLLSYTWHTFTPQWAASVGIGEELRAELAKESRTKVTYEIEPVGDTLARLTILHEGFEPGGTLIGMCGRAWPMLASSLKTLLETGAPLPEAEQEAGED, from the coding sequence ATGAGCGACAGCGCGATCACGTACACCCTGTACATCCAGGCCGACCCGGCCCGGGTCTGGCAGGCCCTCACCGAGCCCGCCTTCACCCGCCGGTACTGGGGCCTCAGCTTCGAGACCGACTGGGCGGTGGGCTCGCCGATGGACTGGGTCGAGCGAGGGGCCCGTACCAGCGACCCCGAGCAGGTGGTTCTCGACTGCGTCCCGGACCGCCTGCTCTCCTACACCTGGCACACCTTCACCCCGCAGTGGGCGGCCTCCGTCGGGATCGGCGAGGAGCTGCGGGCCGAACTGGCAAAGGAAAGCCGTACCAAGGTGACGTACGAGATCGAACCCGTCGGCGACACCCTCGCACGGCTGACGATCCTGCACGAGGGCTTCGAACCCGGCGGCACCCTCATCGGCATGTGCGGACGGGCCTGGCCGATGCTCGCGTCCAGCCTCAAGACCCTGCTGGAGACCGGGGCCCCGCTGCCCGAGGCCGAGCAGGAGGCGGGCGAGGACTGA
- a CDS encoding GNAT family N-acetyltransferase, whose protein sequence is MGRTLTDILDAAAGGLFPPPDGGTTVVPQEHRRDAGVIAFTAHSVVFTDEDPDWVHATLAAIDCDALAATMNPRFLAALLDRTGRGTDTIDLLTVAGPLPGAPGLELVEATDPDHPRVRRALRRRDDIRVWTADGGVLVLGRGVAGRWEAAIEVDEGVRHRGLGRELARAARHLVPDGQPVWSQQATGNARSIRVFQAAGYRPVGSEALMLAPAR, encoded by the coding sequence ATGGGTCGGACGCTGACGGACATCCTGGACGCGGCGGCCGGCGGACTGTTCCCGCCCCCCGACGGCGGCACGACCGTGGTCCCCCAGGAACACCGGCGGGACGCGGGTGTCATCGCCTTCACCGCGCACTCCGTGGTCTTCACCGACGAGGACCCGGACTGGGTGCACGCCACCCTCGCCGCAATCGACTGCGACGCGCTGGCCGCCACGATGAACCCCCGCTTCCTCGCCGCGCTGCTCGACCGCACGGGACGCGGCACCGACACGATCGACCTGCTCACCGTCGCCGGGCCGCTGCCCGGCGCACCCGGGCTGGAGCTCGTGGAGGCGACCGACCCCGACCATCCCCGCGTACGCAGGGCACTGCGCCGGCGCGACGACATACGGGTCTGGACGGCGGACGGGGGAGTCCTCGTCCTGGGCCGCGGTGTCGCGGGCCGCTGGGAGGCGGCGATCGAGGTGGACGAGGGGGTACGCCACCGCGGGCTGGGCCGGGAACTGGCCCGCGCCGCCCGCCACCTCGTCCCCGACGGGCAGCCGGTCTGGTCCCAGCAGGCCACCGGCAACGCGCGCAGCATCCGGGTCTTCCAGGCGGCGGGCTACCGGCCGGTCGGTTCGGAGGCCCTGATGCTGGCTCCGGCCCGCTGA
- a CDS encoding SDR family oxidoreductase, translating to MTLEHHRVVITAAGRDFGRTLALRFASRGAEVHLSARTLEAAERVREEIRAQGHDADRVHAYACDLSDPASVRDFAAAVAARTDHLDVLVNNGSRYQHGTDLLSASDEDVTDTLASGATGTVLATKAFLPLLLKSAGPDIVTMVSGCGETGHHRSDAHAAFYAAKSAQAGFTEILSRRLRDEGVRVISLYPPDFDNHDPLSEAWEGAPRTAKDPLTAQSLVDCIFFAIGQPRDCFIKSFHFEQV from the coding sequence ATGACACTCGAGCACCACCGCGTCGTCATCACCGCCGCCGGCCGCGACTTCGGGCGTACCCTCGCCCTCCGTTTCGCGAGCCGGGGCGCCGAGGTCCACCTCTCCGCCCGCACCCTCGAAGCCGCCGAACGCGTCCGCGAGGAGATCCGCGCACAGGGCCACGACGCGGACCGCGTCCACGCCTACGCCTGCGATCTCAGCGACCCCGCCTCCGTACGGGACTTCGCGGCCGCGGTCGCCGCCCGTACCGACCACCTGGACGTGCTCGTCAACAACGGATCCCGCTACCAGCACGGCACCGACCTGCTGTCCGCCTCCGACGAGGACGTGACCGACACCCTCGCCTCCGGCGCCACCGGCACCGTCCTGGCCACCAAGGCCTTCCTCCCCCTGCTCCTGAAGTCGGCCGGGCCGGACATCGTCACCATGGTCTCCGGCTGCGGAGAGACCGGCCACCACCGGTCCGACGCCCACGCGGCCTTCTACGCGGCCAAGAGCGCCCAGGCCGGTTTCACCGAGATCCTCTCCCGCCGGCTGCGCGACGAGGGCGTCCGCGTCATCTCCCTCTACCCGCCGGACTTCGACAACCACGACCCGCTGTCGGAGGCATGGGAGGGAGCGCCGCGCACGGCGAAGGACCCGCTGACCGCACAGTCGCTCGTGGACTGCATCTTCTTCGCGATCGGCCAGCCCCGCGACTGTTTCATCAAGTCCTTCCACTTCGAGCAGGTCTGA